In the bacterium genome, GGTCGGCGGCGAGTGCGCCGCCCACGAGCGTGAGGTCAGCGGGGTAGAGCACGAGCAGCCCCAGCGCGATCGGCAGCCAGAGCAGACTGCGCAGCACGACCTGCAGGCCCGTGAACACGACAGCAGCCGTGCGGGCGTCGGCGTCGCTGCGACAGGCCATCGAACGTTGTGCGAGGTATCCCGTCCCGTCGGCGTTCATCTGCACGAGCCATTGCAACGCGAAGGCGGCGAGCAGGAAGGGCCCGGCATCGCGTGCACGCGTCGGGTCGAAGGCCAGCAGCTGATCGGTCGTGAGGCCGGCGCCGCGAACGGCGGGATCATCGAGGGCCTCGCGCAGCCCGCCGAGCCCGCCGACCTCGGCGAGCACGAAGCCCGCGTAGAGCGCAGTGCCGCCGAGCATGAGCGCGAGTTGCAGGATGTCGGTGCGCACCACGCTGCGCAGCCCGCCGCTGGCGGAGTAGCCGAACGTCACTGCCACCAGTGCTCCGACCGAGATCAGGTTGTCCGTGGAGCGAACCCAGAGATCTGCACTCGAACCGGCCGCAAGATCCCGCGCGAAGGGCACACCGATGGCGCGGACTGCGGCTTCCAGCCCAGCAAACAACCGTTCTGGCAACCACGCGTGCCAGAGCAGGAACGGCTCGGCGATCTCCTTTGCGGCCCACAGCACCATCGCGAGTACCACGCAGTTGAACACGGTGCCGAAGTAGAGGGCCTTGACCACTCGCAACGCCGCCGCAGCGCGTCCCGCATAGCGAAGCTCGGTGAGTTCGGCGTCGGTAAGCACCTTCGCGCGCCGCCAACTCGCCGAGAGCAGGAAACCCATCAACAGGAATGCGAGAGCGTAGATCCAGAGCCGCCACAAGGAGAAGATTCCCGCGGTCGCAACGAGCCCGGTCACGAGTAGTGGCGTGTCGGCGGCGAACTGCGTGGCCGCCATGCTCGCTCCGGCCTGCCAGCCCTTCAGGGTGCGCCCAGCGAGGAAGTATTCCTCGAGGCTCCGCGAGGCCTTGCCGCGCGCGCGGAAGCCTGACGCCAGCGCGATGGCCGCGAAGCCCAGGACGATGACGGCGTCGATCGGATGCACGGCCTGAGACTATCAACCAGCGCCGGCCGTCGTATGCTCCACGCCGTTCTTTTCAGGGCGGCGACCCCATTCCATGGGGTCGCTGAGTTCTCGGACCCTAGATTTGAGCCTCTCGCAACACGTGGTGCGCGCCCATCGCGATGCGAGCCGGGACCGTCCCCTCGATGAACTCGTAGAGCAGTTCGACGAAGCGCTGTGGCGCCTCACAGTGCGGGTAGTGGCCGACCCCGGGGAAGATCTCGAGTCGGCTGCCGGGCATCGATTTGTGTGCGGCGTAGGCGTGAT is a window encoding:
- a CDS encoding Na+:solute symporter, with product MDAVIVLGFAAIALASGFRARGKASRSLEEYFLAGRTLKGWQAGASMAATQFAADTPLLVTGLVATAGIFSLWRLWIYALAFLLMGFLLSASWRRAKVLTDAELTELRYAGRAAAALRVVKALYFGTVFNCVVLAMVLWAAKEIAEPFLLWHAWLPERLFAGLEAAVRAIGVPFARDLAAGSSADLWVRSTDNLISVGALVAVTFGYSASGGLRSVVRTDILQLALMLGGTALYAGFVLAEVGGLGGLREALDDPAVRGAGLTTDQLLAFDPTRARDAGPFLLAAFALQWLVQMNADGTGYLAQRSMACRSDADARTAAVVFTGLQVVLRSLLWLPIALGLLVLYPADLTLVGGALAADREVTFVRGMADLLPVGALGLMLTAMLAALASTIDTHLNWGASYWTNDLYARVWCRGVRGREPAPRELVTVARLSTLGILAVAMFVMTQLDSIQTAWQTSLLLGAGMGVMLVLRWVWWRVTAWGELSTILASLILAPVLLMMVPSDREVLRLLLMAIGSTSVGIAVSVYGPQEPFATLAAFFERARPPGFWSPVTEARLPRRRLARGLIATVAGAGCSFAVLAGLGSALVGSPAPVGWPASRGLWIVFLLVVAAALVPVWWRLGLRPRGDGGGSPKAA